A section of the Ornithinimicrobium sufpigmenti genome encodes:
- a CDS encoding helix-turn-helix domain-containing protein, translating into MSRGPGTRDDIARLLMSVRRGEAASLDQLAVRAHLSRYHLSRLLQQQLGFPLRDFLAATRVDRGIEVLLDGHQVTRSQLEAGHESASSYHRAFVRHTGLSPSQFRAQMGALAAHLMRHQDEVTSALVAVHRTFRPEDHPQRHPLTLRVEGAAPRAALFVALHPEPIVRGEPLLGIAMLGTARHVVSAIPDGAYYPMVVEVPRAADVRAYFQMSTNRRQLHREPVTFPLAQPTTVTLTLRDLLPADPPITLNLPKLFLDAVSGRVALRSATQDKRASSPAH; encoded by the coding sequence ATGTCGAGGGGCCCCGGGACGCGCGACGACATCGCCCGGCTGCTGATGTCGGTCCGGCGCGGGGAGGCCGCGTCCCTGGACCAGTTGGCGGTCCGCGCCCACCTGAGCCGCTACCACCTCTCCCGGCTCCTGCAGCAGCAGCTCGGCTTCCCGCTCCGCGACTTCCTGGCGGCGACGCGGGTCGATCGGGGGATCGAGGTGCTGCTCGACGGGCACCAGGTCACGCGTTCCCAGCTGGAGGCGGGACACGAGTCGGCCTCCAGCTACCACCGGGCCTTCGTGCGGCATACCGGCCTCTCCCCGTCCCAGTTCCGTGCGCAGATGGGGGCGCTGGCCGCGCACCTGATGCGGCACCAGGACGAGGTCACGTCCGCGCTCGTGGCCGTGCACCGGACCTTCCGCCCGGAGGACCACCCGCAGAGGCACCCGCTCACCCTGCGGGTCGAGGGAGCCGCTCCTCGGGCGGCGCTCTTCGTGGCGCTGCACCCGGAGCCGATCGTCCGGGGAGAGCCGCTGCTCGGGATCGCGATGCTCGGCACTGCCCGGCACGTCGTCAGCGCGATCCCCGACGGGGCCTACTACCCCATGGTCGTCGAGGTGCCCCGGGCCGCCGACGTGCGCGCCTACTTCCAGATGAGCACCAACCGGCGCCAGCTCCACCGCGAGCCCGTGACCTTCCCCCTGGCGCAGCCGACCACCGTGACCCTGACCCTACGAGACCTCCTCCCGGCCGACCCGCCCATCACCCTCAACCTGCCCAAGCTCTTCCTCGACGCCGTGTCCGGCCGGGTCGCCCTCAGGTCAGCAACTCAGGACAAGCGGGCGTCCTCCCCCGCTCACTAA
- a CDS encoding VOC family protein: MATLSTYIAFLGNAAEAFRHYQEVFGGELDLMTYGDVPPMEGMPFEPDPSSVAHARLDLDGGTITGGDAMPGEDYAVRDTVYSLLYEVDDVEKARELIDKLLAAGGSVNMPFELAPWGSHYGQVFDKFGVMWAFDVAMTEDHGG; the protein is encoded by the coding sequence ATGGCCACACTGTCGACATACATCGCCTTCCTCGGGAACGCCGCCGAGGCGTTCCGGCACTACCAGGAGGTCTTCGGGGGTGAGCTGGACCTCATGACGTACGGCGACGTCCCGCCGATGGAGGGTATGCCGTTCGAGCCCGACCCGTCCTCGGTCGCGCACGCCAGGCTCGACCTGGACGGTGGCACCATCACCGGCGGGGACGCCATGCCGGGCGAGGACTACGCCGTCCGGGACACCGTCTACTCACTGCTCTACGAGGTGGACGACGTCGAGAAGGCGCGAGAGCTGATCGACAAGCTCCTCGCGGCCGGCGGCTCGGTCAACATGCCTTTCGAGCTGGCACCGTGGGGCTCGCACTACGGTCAGGTCTTCGACAAGTTCGGCGTCATGTGGGCCTTCGACGTGGCCATGACCGAGGATCACGGCGGCTGA
- a CDS encoding YqjF family protein: MSGRLPEEPVRLPVNRQTWQHLTFLHYRYPAAEVQRLVPPGLRVQEWGGAAWVGITPFLMRDVRVAGLPPPPGWGAFAELNVRTYVQGPDGRDGLWFLGMVVPRVTFVVALRSLGLPYAKAAGQVDVDGARWGYRFGPPKGRLPSGRRVDRPEQARDSAPWFRAEVSLAEPVGPAERTAELDAITGRWAAYHQRAGVLWRTPVRHAVWPLHHAEAVGELTAPLRWVGLPRPAGQPMLHASPGVVTRLGMPRPARARRV, encoded by the coding sequence GTGAGCGGACGTCTCCCGGAGGAGCCGGTGCGACTGCCGGTCAACCGGCAGACCTGGCAGCACCTGACCTTTCTCCACTACCGCTACCCGGCGGCCGAGGTGCAGCGCCTCGTGCCGCCGGGGTTGCGCGTCCAGGAGTGGGGTGGCGCGGCGTGGGTGGGGATCACGCCCTTCCTCATGCGCGACGTGCGTGTCGCCGGTCTGCCTCCGCCGCCGGGCTGGGGAGCCTTCGCCGAGCTCAACGTCCGCACCTACGTGCAGGGACCGGACGGCCGCGACGGCCTGTGGTTCCTGGGGATGGTCGTGCCTCGGGTGACGTTCGTCGTGGCGCTGCGCAGCCTGGGGCTGCCCTACGCCAAGGCCGCCGGTCAGGTGGACGTCGACGGAGCCCGGTGGGGCTACCGGTTCGGACCGCCGAAGGGCCGGCTGCCCTCCGGCCGACGGGTGGACCGTCCGGAGCAGGCCCGGGACTCCGCGCCGTGGTTCCGGGCCGAGGTGAGCCTCGCCGAGCCGGTGGGTCCTGCTGAGCGCACCGCCGAGCTGGACGCGATCACCGGGCGGTGGGCGGCCTACCACCAGCGGGCCGGTGTCCTGTGGCGGACCCCGGTCCGGCACGCGGTGTGGCCACTGCACCACGCCGAGGCCGTCGGCGAGCTGACCGCACCGTTGCGGTGGGTGGGTCTGCCCCGGCCCGCCGGGCAGCCGATGCTGCACGCCTCCCCCGGGGTCGTCACCAGGCTTGGTATGCCGCGTCCCGCACGCGCCCGTAGGGTCTGA
- a CDS encoding sulfurtransferase, with protein MSSSPSSSSPSPHAPSDPSRGLGALLSPAELQALLVGPEQDRPVLVDVRWALGAGTEANRAAYLEGHLPGAVFLDLESALSDPLREDGAGGRHPMPSRERVQSALRAAGVRQHGAVVFYDADRSLGAARAWWVASYYGVQAAVLDGGLAAWQTAGLPVVPGEVEAEEGDVELVTGGRELLDAAGVQAHLEAGGQLIDARPADRYRGQNETIDPVAGHIPGALSLPALSLVPDGPFVDSEGLVRRLTEAGGVTDRPTAVYCGSGVQAAHLALALEAHGVGPRPAVYVGSWSDWISDLSRPVESD; from the coding sequence ATGTCGTCATCACCGTCGTCGTCATCGCCGTCGCCGCACGCACCCTCCGACCCGTCCCGAGGCCTGGGAGCCCTGCTCTCCCCCGCCGAGCTGCAGGCGCTCCTCGTCGGTCCCGAGCAGGACCGCCCGGTGCTGGTGGACGTGCGATGGGCGCTCGGCGCCGGCACGGAGGCCAACCGGGCCGCATACCTGGAAGGCCACCTGCCGGGCGCGGTCTTCCTGGACCTGGAGAGCGCCCTGTCCGACCCGCTGCGCGAGGACGGCGCGGGCGGACGCCATCCCATGCCCTCCCGGGAGCGCGTGCAGAGCGCGCTGCGGGCCGCGGGCGTGCGACAGCACGGGGCAGTCGTCTTCTACGACGCCGACCGGAGCCTCGGCGCAGCCCGGGCCTGGTGGGTGGCCAGCTACTACGGGGTGCAGGCCGCGGTGCTCGACGGCGGGCTGGCCGCCTGGCAGACAGCCGGCCTGCCCGTGGTGCCCGGCGAGGTCGAGGCTGAGGAGGGGGACGTCGAGCTGGTGACCGGTGGGCGGGAGCTCCTGGACGCCGCCGGTGTCCAGGCGCACCTGGAGGCCGGCGGGCAGCTGATCGACGCGCGTCCGGCCGACCGCTACCGGGGCCAGAACGAGACCATCGACCCTGTCGCCGGCCACATCCCCGGGGCGCTGTCGTTGCCGGCCCTGTCGCTGGTGCCGGACGGGCCCTTCGTCGACAGTGAGGGCCTGGTGCGGCGGCTGACCGAGGCAGGCGGCGTCACCGACCGGCCGACGGCGGTCTACTGCGGCTCCGGGGTGCAGGCCGCCCACCTCGCCCTGGCCCTGGAGGCGCACGGCGTCGGACCGCGGCCGGCCGTCTACGTGGGGTCCTGGAGCGACTGGATCAGCGACCTGTCGCGACCTGTGGAGTCCGACTGA
- a CDS encoding type 1 glutamine amidotransferase domain-containing protein produces MTQRLNGKTIAFLLTDGFEDSELTSPWETVVEAGGTAHLIAPSGERVEGKKGHTQDVDKTASEADPASYDALVLPGGTGNADKLRMDEDAVAFTRHFGAEGKPIAVICHGAWIMTDADILQGRTMTSYPSLKTDLRNAGATWVDEEVVVDGTLVSSRTPNDLPAFNRELVNVFEQA; encoded by the coding sequence ATGACGCAACGACTCAACGGCAAGACCATCGCCTTCCTGCTGACCGACGGTTTCGAGGACAGCGAGCTGACCAGCCCCTGGGAGACCGTCGTCGAGGCCGGAGGCACCGCGCACCTCATCGCCCCCTCCGGCGAGCGCGTCGAGGGCAAGAAGGGCCACACGCAGGACGTGGACAAGACCGCGTCAGAGGCCGACCCCGCCTCCTACGACGCCCTCGTTCTCCCCGGCGGCACCGGCAACGCCGACAAGCTGCGCATGGACGAGGATGCCGTCGCCTTCACCCGGCACTTCGGCGCCGAGGGCAAGCCGATCGCCGTCATCTGCCACGGTGCCTGGATCATGACCGACGCCGACATCCTGCAGGGCCGGACGATGACCTCATACCCCTCCCTCAAGACCGACCTGCGCAACGCGGGTGCGACCTGGGTGGACGAGGAGGTCGTCGTGGACGGGACCCTCGTCTCCAGCCGCACGCCGAACGACCTGCCCGCCTTCAACCGCGAGCTGGTCAACGTCTTCGAGCAGGCCTGA
- the dusB gene encoding tRNA dihydrouridine synthase DusB produces the protein MSTLTSLLPPLQIGPHTIDSPVVLAPMAGITNRAFRQLCREYGDEGLAAGGASGATSLYVSEMITSRALVERTPVTMKLIEHGPEEVPRSIQLYGVDPATVGAAVRLLRDEDRADHVDLNFGCPVPKVTRKGGGAALPWKTELFRGIVRAAVREAAPAQIPVTVKMRVGVDADHETFLDAGRIAEEEGASAVALHARTASQAYSGEADWSRIAELKQAVTTIPVLGNGDIWSAEDALRMVEQTGCDGVVVGRGCLGRPWLFADLAAAFAGSRVRVEPTLAEVCRVLRRHAELLVEFHGDEAKGCRDIRKHISWYTKGFRVGGQLRHQLALVNTLADLDALIATLDLDQAWPGEAADGQRGRAGSARVVALPDRWLESRELDGPQRAAIAQAELDVSGG, from the coding sequence ATGAGCACCCTCACCTCCCTCCTGCCGCCCCTGCAGATCGGCCCGCACACCATCGACTCCCCGGTCGTGCTCGCGCCCATGGCAGGGATCACCAACCGGGCCTTCCGCCAGCTGTGCCGCGAGTATGGCGACGAGGGACTGGCCGCGGGCGGCGCCAGCGGCGCGACCTCGCTCTACGTCAGCGAGATGATCACCTCCCGTGCCCTGGTCGAACGGACCCCGGTGACCATGAAGCTCATCGAGCACGGCCCGGAGGAGGTGCCCCGCTCGATCCAGCTCTACGGCGTCGACCCCGCCACCGTCGGCGCGGCCGTGCGCCTGCTGCGCGACGAGGACCGCGCCGACCACGTCGACCTCAACTTCGGCTGCCCCGTGCCCAAGGTCACCCGCAAGGGCGGGGGAGCGGCACTGCCGTGGAAGACCGAGCTCTTCCGCGGGATCGTCCGCGCCGCGGTCCGCGAGGCGGCACCGGCGCAGATCCCGGTGACCGTCAAGATGCGGGTCGGTGTCGACGCCGACCACGAGACCTTCCTCGACGCCGGGCGGATCGCCGAGGAGGAGGGTGCCTCAGCGGTGGCCCTCCACGCCCGGACCGCATCCCAGGCCTACTCCGGCGAGGCCGACTGGAGCCGCATCGCCGAGCTCAAGCAGGCCGTCACCACCATCCCGGTGCTCGGCAACGGCGACATCTGGTCGGCGGAGGACGCGCTGCGCATGGTGGAGCAGACCGGGTGCGACGGCGTCGTGGTGGGGCGCGGCTGCCTGGGCCGCCCGTGGCTCTTCGCCGACCTGGCCGCCGCCTTCGCCGGCTCCCGGGTGCGGGTCGAGCCCACCCTGGCCGAGGTATGCCGTGTGCTGCGCCGCCACGCGGAGCTCCTCGTCGAGTTCCACGGCGACGAGGCCAAGGGCTGCCGCGACATCCGCAAGCACATCTCCTGGTACACCAAGGGCTTCCGTGTCGGTGGCCAGCTGCGCCACCAGCTCGCCCTCGTCAACACCCTGGCGGACCTCGACGCGCTCATCGCCACCCTCGACCTGGACCAGGCCTGGCCCGGCGAGGCCGCCGACGGGCAGCGTGGTCGGGCCGGCTCGGCCCGGGTCGTGGCGCTGCCCGACCGGTGGCTCGAGTCCCGCGAGCTCGACGGGCCGCAGCGGGCGGCGATCGCCCAGGCCGAGCTCGACGTCTCCGGCGGCTGA
- a CDS encoding LysR family transcriptional regulator ArgP → MRMDPVALSTLTAVVHEGTFERAASRLHVTPSAVSQRIKALEQAVGQVVVDRAKPVTATAAGEVLLRLSGHWDLLVHDALAELVPEASASAHPLVPIVVNADSLATWILPGLARAQEQLGITLDIVREDEEHASGLVRSGAALAAVTADPAPVAGCRIHPLGSLRYLAVCTPGFRARWLPRGARAADLDRAPIVRFDRKDTMQHRVARRWVRREIDPPASYVGSSREFAEAVRLGMGWGMMPDAWAREDLAAGALVPVSRRPHHDVPLHWLAWRLPSRTLEVLSDCVLEQARRVLVPHDSRHVVPDGTIDAS, encoded by the coding sequence ATGCGGATGGACCCCGTGGCACTGTCCACGCTCACGGCAGTGGTCCATGAAGGGACCTTCGAGCGGGCCGCGTCACGGCTGCACGTGACGCCCTCGGCGGTGTCCCAGCGGATCAAGGCGCTGGAGCAGGCGGTGGGCCAGGTCGTCGTGGACCGCGCCAAGCCGGTCACCGCGACCGCGGCGGGGGAGGTGCTGCTGCGGCTGTCCGGTCACTGGGACCTGCTGGTCCACGACGCCTTGGCCGAGCTCGTCCCCGAGGCGAGTGCGTCCGCACACCCACTGGTGCCGATCGTCGTCAACGCCGACTCCCTGGCCACCTGGATCCTGCCCGGGCTCGCCCGGGCGCAGGAGCAGCTGGGCATCACCCTCGACATCGTGCGCGAGGACGAGGAGCACGCCTCTGGCCTGGTGCGCTCCGGTGCGGCGCTGGCCGCCGTCACCGCCGACCCGGCCCCCGTGGCAGGGTGCCGGATCCACCCCCTGGGGTCGCTGCGCTATCTGGCGGTCTGCACACCCGGCTTCCGCGCGCGGTGGCTACCCCGCGGGGCCCGGGCCGCCGACCTGGACCGGGCACCGATCGTGCGGTTCGACCGCAAGGACACGATGCAGCACCGGGTGGCGCGCCGGTGGGTGCGCAGGGAGATCGACCCGCCCGCGTCCTACGTCGGCTCCAGCAGGGAGTTCGCCGAGGCGGTGCGGCTGGGGATGGGGTGGGGCATGATGCCGGACGCGTGGGCCCGGGAGGACCTCGCCGCGGGGGCGCTCGTGCCGGTGTCGCGCCGTCCCCACCACGACGTCCCTCTCCACTGGCTCGCCTGGCGCCTGCCCTCGCGCACCCTGGAGGTGCTCTCCGACTGCGTCCTCGAGCAGGCCCGCAGGGTCCTGGTCCCGCACGATTCCAGGCACGTCGTCCCGGATGGGACAATCGACGCGTCATGA
- a CDS encoding LysE/ArgO family amino acid transporter, which translates to MTFFGVLLTGFFTGLGLIVAIGAQNAYLLRQGLRRAPVAPLVLLCTVADAALAFLAVLGIGAIVAAWPPFLDVARWGGGLFIIGYGVHAAWRALRPTEALTAEGRGVGSVRRSVATMAALTFLNPHVYLDMTLVGSIANTHGPDGRWWFYGGMVTASAVWFSSLGFGARRLAPLFARPRAWQLLDAGIAVVMVAIGLSLILSA; encoded by the coding sequence GTGACCTTCTTCGGCGTCCTCCTGACCGGCTTCTTCACCGGCCTGGGACTCATCGTGGCCATCGGGGCGCAGAACGCCTACCTGCTGCGGCAGGGGCTGCGTCGCGCTCCGGTCGCCCCTCTGGTCCTGCTCTGCACCGTGGCCGACGCCGCGCTGGCCTTCCTCGCGGTGCTCGGCATCGGCGCGATCGTCGCCGCATGGCCGCCCTTCCTGGACGTGGCCCGCTGGGGCGGTGGCCTGTTCATCATCGGCTACGGCGTGCACGCCGCCTGGCGGGCCCTGCGCCCGACCGAGGCGCTTACCGCCGAGGGTCGGGGGGTCGGTTCGGTCCGCAGGTCCGTGGCCACGATGGCTGCCCTGACCTTCCTCAACCCGCACGTCTACCTCGACATGACGCTCGTCGGCAGCATCGCCAACACCCACGGCCCCGACGGGCGTTGGTGGTTCTACGGCGGCATGGTGACCGCGAGCGCGGTGTGGTTCAGCTCCCTCGGGTTCGGGGCACGCCGTCTGGCGCCGCTCTTCGCCCGGCCCCGGGCCTGGCAGCTGCTGGACGCCGGGATCGCCGTGGTCATGGTCGCCATCGGGCTGAGCCTCATCCTCAGCGCCTGA
- a CDS encoding SigE family RNA polymerase sigma factor, with the protein MSATPADAEFVEFVRARQHQLIRAARLYCGDHHAAEDLVQDALVKLASRWESVREGSPDAYVRRILYRDAVSRWRKWGREVPYAVQAGEPDLLDSETAPAEVDAWVDGSQVRQALAELPPRQRAVIVLRYFEDLSEADIADALGCSTGTVKSQASKALQKLRALMPEVAGSSRAGGGER; encoded by the coding sequence ATGAGTGCCACGCCAGCGGACGCCGAGTTCGTGGAGTTCGTGCGGGCCCGGCAGCACCAGCTGATCCGGGCCGCACGGCTCTACTGCGGCGACCACCACGCGGCGGAGGACCTCGTCCAGGACGCCCTGGTCAAGCTCGCCTCCCGCTGGGAGAGCGTGCGCGAGGGTTCACCTGACGCGTACGTGCGCCGCATCCTCTACCGCGACGCGGTCTCCCGCTGGCGCAAGTGGGGCAGGGAGGTCCCGTATGCCGTGCAGGCCGGGGAGCCGGACCTGCTCGACAGCGAGACCGCCCCGGCAGAGGTGGACGCCTGGGTCGACGGGTCACAGGTGCGACAGGCCTTGGCCGAGCTGCCGCCCCGGCAGCGTGCGGTCATCGTGCTGCGCTACTTCGAGGACCTCTCGGAGGCCGACATCGCCGACGCGCTGGGGTGCAGCACCGGCACGGTGAAGAGCCAGGCCAGCAAGGCGCTGCAGAAGCTGAGGGCGTTGATGCCGGAGGTGGCCGGCAGCAGCCGGGCCGGGGGAGGAGAGCGATGA
- a CDS encoding glycine--tRNA ligase, with amino-acid sequence MAPSSTVDTVVSLCKRRGFVFPAGEIYGGTRSAWDYGPLGTALKENIKRQWWRSMVQMRDDVVGLDSSIILPRQVWVASGHVGEFSDPLTECQSCHKRFRVDHLQEAVADKAAKKGREVDPDDVGLDEINCPSCGNKAWTEPREFNMMLKTFLGPVEDESGLHYLRPETAQGIFVNFAQVLGTSRKKPPFGIAQTGKSFRNEITPGNFIFRTREFEQMEMEFFVKPGEDEEWHEYWLAERTRWYTDLGINPDNLRHYEHPQEKLSHYSKRTVDIEYRFNFTGSEWGELEGIANRTDFDLSTHSQHSGQELSFFDQASGERYTPYVIEPAAGLGRSVMTFLVDAYAEDEAPNTKGGVDKRVVLRLDPRLAPIKVAVLPLSRNADLTPKAKDLAARLRQHWMVDVDDAGAIGKRYRRQDEIGTPYCVTVDFDTLDDHAVTIRDRDSMSQERVALDQVEGYLAQRLVGA; translated from the coding sequence ATGGCTCCCTCCTCCACCGTCGACACGGTCGTATCCCTGTGCAAGCGTCGTGGCTTCGTCTTCCCCGCCGGAGAGATCTACGGCGGGACCCGCTCGGCCTGGGACTACGGACCTCTCGGCACGGCGCTGAAGGAGAACATCAAGCGCCAGTGGTGGCGCTCGATGGTGCAGATGCGCGACGACGTCGTGGGCCTGGACTCCTCGATCATCCTGCCGCGTCAGGTGTGGGTCGCCTCCGGTCACGTCGGTGAGTTCTCCGACCCCCTGACCGAGTGCCAGTCCTGCCACAAGCGCTTCCGGGTGGACCACCTGCAGGAGGCGGTCGCGGACAAGGCGGCCAAGAAGGGCCGAGAGGTCGACCCCGACGACGTCGGCCTGGACGAGATCAACTGCCCCAGCTGCGGCAACAAGGCCTGGACCGAGCCGCGTGAGTTCAACATGATGCTCAAGACCTTCCTCGGCCCGGTCGAGGACGAGTCGGGCCTGCACTACCTGCGCCCGGAGACCGCGCAGGGCATCTTCGTCAACTTCGCCCAGGTGCTGGGCACCTCGCGCAAGAAGCCGCCGTTCGGCATCGCCCAGACGGGCAAGTCGTTCCGCAACGAGATCACGCCGGGCAACTTCATCTTCCGGACCCGCGAGTTCGAGCAGATGGAGATGGAGTTCTTCGTCAAGCCGGGTGAGGACGAGGAGTGGCACGAGTACTGGCTCGCCGAGCGCACCCGCTGGTACACCGACCTCGGCATCAACCCGGACAACCTGCGCCACTACGAGCACCCGCAGGAGAAGCTCTCGCACTACTCCAAGCGGACCGTCGACATCGAGTACCGCTTCAACTTCACCGGCTCGGAGTGGGGCGAGCTCGAGGGCATCGCCAACCGGACCGACTTCGACCTCAGCACGCACAGCCAGCACTCGGGCCAGGAGCTGAGCTTCTTCGACCAGGCCAGCGGGGAGCGCTACACGCCCTACGTCATCGAGCCGGCGGCCGGCCTGGGGCGCTCGGTGATGACCTTCCTCGTCGACGCCTACGCCGAGGACGAGGCCCCCAACACCAAGGGCGGGGTCGACAAGCGCGTGGTGCTGCGGCTGGACCCGCGCCTGGCGCCGATCAAGGTCGCGGTGCTGCCGCTGTCGCGCAACGCCGACCTGACCCCGAAGGCCAAGGACCTGGCCGCCCGGTTGCGCCAGCACTGGATGGTGGACGTCGACGACGCGGGCGCCATCGGCAAGCGCTACCGGCGCCAGGACGAGATCGGCACCCCCTACTGCGTGACCGTCGACTTCGACACCCTCGACGACCACGCCGTCACCATCCGCGACCGCGACTCGATGAGCCAGGAGCGGGTGGCGCTGGACCAGGTCGAGGGCTACCTCGCCCAACGCCTGGTCGGGGCCTGA
- a CDS encoding DUF6703 family protein, with amino-acid sequence MSTPHPSPEASPAPGPGPMRRRVEQASRPLLERLAKLPVWLPFLLLLVLVLVGGFLGGPVGWVMVVAALLFILWLLYLSWPRLTPVERLMRIAVLVIFVAVAVTQILPR; translated from the coding sequence GTGTCCACCCCCCACCCTTCACCCGAAGCCTCCCCTGCCCCAGGCCCGGGCCCGATGCGTCGGCGCGTCGAGCAGGCGAGCCGGCCGCTCCTGGAGCGGCTGGCGAAGCTGCCGGTGTGGCTGCCGTTCCTGCTGCTGCTGGTGCTGGTGCTGGTCGGCGGCTTCCTCGGGGGCCCGGTCGGCTGGGTCATGGTCGTGGCGGCTCTGCTGTTCATCCTCTGGCTGCTCTACCTCTCCTGGCCCCGGCTCACGCCGGTGGAGCGCCTCATGCGCATCGCCGTGCTGGTGATCTTCGTCGCCGTCGCCGTGACGCAGATCCTGCCGCGCTAG
- a CDS encoding type IV toxin-antitoxin system AbiEi family antitoxin domain-containing protein gives MSLLRAYLDAHGGALSAAAAAEHLGLGPTDLRRLRATGTLTRVCRGGYADSARLARADPEEAHRLRLRAVLATSPATLAASHQSAAVLLGLPLLASDLEMVHVTRRSGSGHGRRRDAFTVHRCPGERAGFRQVGGVWSVGPVAAVLGAIMSCSQIGAQGLADAALRARVVSRAQLEEGLRDLAGATGTPRARQVVHRADPSAESIGESGLRVILLLLGYRVRPQCVITDDGEFVARVDFYLPDLGVVVEFDGAVKYEDAAGRESLVREKAREDRIRRLGYGVARITWAQLYRPEVIRELVEAAARMSSRGRRT, from the coding sequence ATGTCGCTGCTCCGGGCCTATCTCGACGCCCATGGCGGTGCGCTCTCGGCCGCGGCCGCGGCGGAGCACCTCGGGCTGGGGCCCACGGACCTGCGGCGGCTACGGGCGACAGGGACCCTGACTCGTGTGTGCCGAGGTGGCTACGCCGACTCGGCGCGCCTGGCCCGGGCCGACCCGGAGGAGGCGCACCGGCTTCGGCTGCGGGCGGTGCTGGCCACCTCACCCGCCACCCTGGCTGCCAGCCACCAGAGCGCTGCGGTGCTGCTGGGGCTGCCGCTGCTGGCCAGCGACCTCGAGATGGTGCACGTGACGAGACGGTCCGGGTCGGGCCACGGCCGTCGTCGGGACGCCTTCACGGTGCACCGGTGCCCGGGTGAGCGCGCCGGCTTCCGGCAGGTGGGCGGCGTGTGGAGCGTCGGGCCGGTGGCGGCGGTCCTCGGCGCGATCATGTCCTGCAGCCAGATCGGCGCCCAAGGACTGGCCGACGCCGCACTGCGGGCCAGGGTGGTCAGCAGGGCACAGCTCGAGGAGGGGCTGCGGGACCTGGCCGGGGCGACGGGGACGCCGCGTGCGCGACAGGTCGTCCACCGCGCGGACCCGTCGGCCGAGTCGATCGGCGAGAGTGGCCTGCGCGTCATCCTGCTCCTGCTTGGCTACCGTGTCCGCCCGCAGTGCGTCATCACGGACGACGGTGAGTTCGTCGCCCGGGTGGACTTCTACCTTCCGGATCTCGGCGTCGTGGTGGAGTTCGACGGGGCGGTGAAGTACGAGGACGCGGCCGGGCGGGAGTCGCTCGTGCGGGAGAAGGCCCGCGAGGACCGCATCCGGCGGCTGGGCTACGGCGTGGCCCGGATCACCTGGGCTCAGCTCTACCGGCCCGAGGTGATCAGGGAGCTCGTCGAGGCCGCGGCGCGGATGTCGTCGCGAGGGCGCCGGACCTAG